In Hoeflea ulvae, one genomic interval encodes:
- a CDS encoding extracellular solute-binding protein: MKVELFEHAVRVAMSRRRLLQGAAAVGSLAAVGGLGTKHAGAQDDVRAAILKIPGVGAGSPTDADWQKVGEMCLAATRANVAEGEFEGVELTFMGLNNQNLHNFLFRGFLKPWEAYTGAKINWIDLAQADYNARLQQSIATGTVDFDLIEMGAPFEGDVCGKGLASEMPDWVKTQIDMDDYVSYLQAPVGTWDGKTYRVSIDGDCHTFAYRKDYYENADFAAAWKESGGEGEWSVPRTWKDVQAHSKFLAGKEDPLTGLEAHGFLDPLKGWGGFGFYFLEDRATAYAKHPDDPAWLFDADTMKPRVNNPAFVRAIQDVMDLIAVDGAYPADQINADPGTTAFSQFLAGTGSMLTWWGDVGSSARTSDTSVVGDVVGFDILPGSDEVYNSKTGEWEATANEAPNMAYIGWGVYVMARVDGDEKKHKAAWSAAAHLGGKDLSLWTSAYPSGFQPYRNSHFNYEEWEEAGYDRAFVEDYLGSNADSYNHPNSAIEPRIPGIFQYYSVAEDELAKGFAGQYASAQETADAIAAAWEKITDQIGRESQIALYKASLGM, encoded by the coding sequence ATGAAAGTCGAATTGTTTGAACACGCGGTACGGGTGGCGATGAGCCGTCGCCGGCTGCTGCAGGGTGCTGCTGCCGTCGGCAGTCTCGCTGCAGTGGGAGGTCTTGGTACCAAACATGCCGGCGCGCAGGACGATGTCCGCGCCGCCATCCTGAAGATCCCCGGCGTTGGCGCCGGATCACCGACCGACGCCGATTGGCAGAAGGTCGGAGAAATGTGTCTGGCAGCGACCAGGGCCAATGTCGCCGAAGGCGAGTTCGAAGGCGTTGAACTGACCTTCATGGGGCTGAATAACCAGAACCTTCACAATTTCCTGTTCCGCGGCTTCCTGAAGCCATGGGAAGCCTATACCGGCGCGAAGATCAACTGGATCGATCTGGCCCAGGCCGATTACAACGCCCGTCTGCAGCAGTCGATCGCCACCGGCACCGTGGATTTCGACCTTATAGAAATGGGCGCGCCGTTCGAAGGCGATGTCTGCGGCAAGGGCCTGGCCTCGGAAATGCCGGACTGGGTAAAGACCCAGATCGACATGGACGACTATGTGAGCTACCTGCAGGCGCCTGTCGGCACCTGGGACGGCAAGACCTACCGTGTCTCCATTGATGGCGATTGCCACACCTTCGCCTATCGCAAGGACTACTACGAGAACGCCGATTTCGCCGCAGCCTGGAAAGAGTCTGGCGGCGAGGGCGAGTGGAGTGTTCCCCGCACCTGGAAGGATGTGCAGGCGCATTCGAAATTCCTGGCCGGCAAGGAAGATCCGCTCACCGGACTTGAAGCCCATGGCTTCCTTGACCCGCTCAAGGGCTGGGGCGGCTTCGGCTTCTACTTCCTTGAAGACCGCGCCACCGCCTATGCCAAGCATCCCGATGATCCGGCATGGCTGTTTGATGCGGACACGATGAAGCCGCGGGTCAACAACCCTGCCTTCGTCCGCGCCATTCAGGACGTGATGGACCTGATTGCGGTCGACGGCGCCTATCCTGCCGACCAGATCAACGCCGATCCGGGCACGACTGCGTTCTCGCAGTTCCTGGCAGGCACCGGCTCGATGCTGACCTGGTGGGGCGATGTCGGCTCTTCGGCCCGCACCTCCGACACCTCTGTCGTCGGCGATGTTGTCGGGTTCGACATCCTGCCGGGCTCGGACGAGGTCTACAACTCCAAGACCGGCGAATGGGAAGCCACGGCCAATGAAGCGCCCAACATGGCCTATATCGGCTGGGGCGTTTACGTCATGGCCCGTGTCGATGGCGACGAGAAGAAGCACAAGGCCGCTTGGTCTGCTGCGGCGCATCTCGGCGGCAAGGACCTGTCCTTGTGGACATCGGCCTATCCGTCGGGCTTCCAGCCCTACCGCAACAGCCACTTCAACTACGAGGAATGGGAAGAGGCCGGTTATGACCGCGCCTTTGTCGAGGATTACCTCGGCTCCAACGCGGACAGCTACAATCACCCGAACTCGGCGATTGAACCGCGCATTCCGGGCATCTTCCAGTATTACTCGGTGGCCGAGGACGAACTGGCCAAGGGCTTTGCCGGGCAATATGCCTCCGCCCAGGAAACCGCCGATGCCATCGCTGCCGCCTGGGAGAAGATCACCGACCAGATCGGCCGGGAAAGCCAGATAGCGCTCTACAAGGCGTCGCTGGGCATGTAG
- a CDS encoding carbohydrate ABC transporter permease has protein sequence MAEQGDFLHVVTTDNLSDRRIAIGRAIIWGSAGILAVVALFQTLQETGYADFGFSTWRPTLYAYVLWAICLCWGQVLIRGERGKRVLFVLPAALFVISMVVFPLLFGLVIAFSDWNLSSPTGRTFNGLDNLRQMWTDDFYWNALANMVRYTLAIIVEYAIAFGLALLLNSQIRARKFFRVAFLMPLMLSPVAVSWMIGKSMMEVRFGPLARLARELGWDSPSFFGSPEMARLTIMVMDAWTYIPFMMIMILAGLQAIPKDIQEAARVDGARAWRGFWEVTFPLMLPVSITVILIRIIFKLKLADIIINVTSGGPGGATDSVTSFIFREYRDRSNVGYGTLLAMVYLVVIVIAITILMKLTDRWARPRY, from the coding sequence TTGGCCGAGCAAGGCGATTTCCTTCACGTTGTCACCACCGACAATCTCTCCGACCGGAGGATTGCGATCGGCCGCGCCATCATATGGGGCTCCGCCGGCATTCTGGCAGTGGTTGCCCTTTTCCAGACCCTGCAGGAAACCGGCTATGCGGATTTCGGCTTCTCCACCTGGCGGCCGACGCTCTATGCCTATGTGCTCTGGGCGATCTGCCTGTGCTGGGGCCAGGTTCTGATCCGCGGCGAACGGGGCAAACGTGTCCTGTTCGTCCTGCCTGCGGCGCTGTTCGTGATATCCATGGTGGTGTTCCCGCTGCTGTTCGGGCTGGTGATCGCGTTTTCGGACTGGAACCTTTCCTCGCCGACCGGCCGCACCTTCAACGGCCTGGACAATCTACGCCAGATGTGGACCGACGACTTCTACTGGAATGCGCTGGCCAATATGGTGCGCTACACGCTCGCTATCATCGTCGAATACGCCATCGCCTTCGGCCTTGCGCTCTTGCTCAATTCGCAGATCCGCGCCCGCAAATTCTTCCGCGTCGCTTTCCTGATGCCGCTTATGCTGTCGCCGGTTGCGGTAAGCTGGATGATCGGCAAATCAATGATGGAAGTCCGGTTCGGTCCGCTGGCGCGGCTGGCGCGCGAATTGGGATGGGACTCGCCGTCGTTTTTCGGCTCGCCCGAAATGGCCCGTCTGACCATCATGGTGATGGACGCCTGGACCTATATCCCCTTCATGATGATCATGATTCTGGCAGGCCTTCAGGCCATCCCCAAGGACATCCAGGAAGCCGCCAGGGTTGATGGCGCACGCGCCTGGCGGGGTTTTTGGGAAGTCACATTCCCGCTGATGCTGCCGGTTTCGATCACGGTGATCCTGATCCGCATCATCTTCAAGCTCAAGCTCGCCGACATCATCATCAATGTGACCTCCGGCGGTCCGGGCGGCGCCACCGACAGCGTCACCAGCTTCATCTTCCGCGAATACCGCGACCGCTCCAATGTCGGCTACGGCACATTGCTGGCAATGGTCTATCTGGTGGTCATCGTGATCGCGATCACGATCCTCATGAAGCTGACCGACCGCTGGGCGCGGCCGCGTTATTGA
- a CDS encoding carbohydrate ABC transporter permease, which yields MSQQIFHDSPDDFAHKAKWFSGRFAVYAALILWAIICLFPIYWTITTSFKMAPDVMRGHLIPYWDYQPKWLGWRSLGFSPDTIWAESTVREEFVKRFYNSVITSLSASALAVFLGSLAAYGLSRFSYRFGFMRNSDISFFFLSQLILPPVVLALPFLVLYKSLALLDTRIGLILLYTLTVLPIVIWIMRDQFAGIPKELEEAALVDGLSIWGAFATIVLPIALPGMVAAFILSLVLTWNEYFFAALLTSTHANTLPVMVASQTGSQGISWWSMAALSFAAILPLIVIGILLERYIIKGMAAGAVK from the coding sequence ATGAGCCAGCAGATATTTCATGACAGCCCCGATGATTTCGCCCACAAGGCGAAATGGTTCTCGGGCCGGTTTGCGGTCTATGCCGCGCTGATCCTGTGGGCAATCATCTGCCTGTTTCCGATCTACTGGACGATCACAACATCATTCAAGATGGCTCCGGACGTGATGCGGGGGCATCTCATCCCGTATTGGGACTACCAGCCGAAATGGCTTGGCTGGCGCTCGCTCGGCTTTTCCCCCGACACGATCTGGGCGGAATCCACGGTGCGTGAGGAATTCGTCAAGCGTTTCTACAATTCGGTGATCACCTCGCTGTCGGCCTCGGCGCTGGCGGTGTTCCTGGGATCGCTCGCAGCCTACGGCCTCTCGCGCTTTTCCTACCGTTTCGGCTTCATGCGCAATTCGGACATCTCGTTCTTTTTTCTGAGCCAGCTGATCCTGCCGCCGGTGGTGTTGGCGCTGCCCTTTCTGGTGCTCTACAAATCATTGGCGCTGCTTGACACCCGCATCGGCCTGATCCTGCTCTACACGCTCACCGTGCTGCCGATCGTCATCTGGATCATGCGCGACCAGTTCGCCGGCATTCCCAAGGAACTCGAAGAGGCCGCACTGGTCGACGGACTGTCGATCTGGGGCGCCTTTGCCACCATCGTGCTGCCGATTGCGCTGCCCGGCATGGTCGCGGCCTTCATCCTGTCGCTGGTGCTGACCTGGAACGAGTATTTTTTCGCAGCCCTGCTGACTTCCACCCACGCCAACACGCTTCCGGTGATGGTGGCGAGCCAGACCGGCAGCCAGGGCATCAGCTGGTGGTCGATGGCGGCGCTGTCCTTTGCGGCGATCCTGCCGCTGATCGTCATCGGCATTCTGCTCGAGCGCTACATCATCAAGGGAATGGCAGCGGGTGCCGTGAAGTAA
- a CDS encoding 6-phospho-3-hexuloisomerase, protein MTEFRKALSEIGAVVEAIDPAEIEHAAAMIGSASTIVAYGCGRESLQIQGLTMRLFHLGLNAATQGAMTTPPLGKGDLFLCSAGPGELSTVTALMRVAKEAGARILFLTAEPDCESAGLADLVLTIPAQTMARDIGGASVLPMGSAYEGALFVLFEILVLKLKDQLGETTESMRARHTNME, encoded by the coding sequence ATGACCGAATTCCGGAAAGCACTGTCGGAAATCGGGGCCGTGGTCGAGGCGATTGATCCGGCAGAGATAGAGCATGCCGCCGCCATGATCGGATCGGCGAGCACGATCGTCGCCTATGGATGCGGCCGCGAGAGCCTTCAGATCCAGGGGCTGACCATGCGGCTGTTTCATCTCGGCCTGAACGCCGCGACGCAAGGCGCCATGACCACGCCGCCGCTTGGCAAGGGTGATCTGTTTCTGTGCTCTGCGGGTCCCGGCGAACTCTCGACCGTCACGGCGCTGATGCGGGTGGCCAAGGAAGCGGGGGCAAGAATCCTGTTCCTGACCGCGGAACCGGACTGCGAAAGCGCCGGGCTTGCCGATCTGGTTCTGACCATTCCGGCGCAGACCATGGCGCGCGACATCGGCGGCGCTTCGGTCCTGCCGATGGGCTCGGCCTATGAGGGCGCGCTGTTCGTGTTGTTCGAAATCCTGGTGCTCAAGCTCAAGGATCAGCTCGGCGAAACCACCGAAAGCATGCGGGCACGCCACACCAACATGGAATGA
- a CDS encoding FGGY-family carbohydrate kinase: MTAASSPSAARAHEMIVPRPGWAEHRAEEDWWGDFVFITRKLIAESGVDPAEIRAIATSAIGPCMLPVDADGAPLSNGVLYGVDTRAAREIHDLNAEIGKDTILARCGNALTSQSVGPKILWFKRNHPELWEKTARILSSTSYLTFRLTGAYAIDHYTAANFSPLYDITEQDWCDDLADFCPPAMLPELMWSTEIAGHVTREAAAETGLAAGTPVTCGTIDAAAEAVSVGVRHSGDMMMMYGSTIFIILLSDQPLSDPRLWHAPWLFPGEHAAMAGLATSGTLTHWFRDHFARELERDSAFAVLTSEALASPPGAKGLICLPYFSGERTPIHDSHAKGSFFGLDLTHDRGDMYRSVLEGIASATRHIAETYAEAGQRPARVLAVGGGTKNRPWLQATSDLTGLDQIVCAVTTGASYGDAFLAALAVGSAEAGDMAAWNPPGEVVEAKSHAAYDRQYPLFLKLYEQTKDIMAALDPEA, translated from the coding sequence ATGACGGCCGCATCGTCGCCCAGTGCCGCGCGCGCCCACGAGATGATCGTGCCGCGCCCGGGCTGGGCGGAGCACCGCGCCGAGGAAGACTGGTGGGGCGACTTTGTCTTCATCACCCGCAAGCTGATTGCCGAAAGCGGCGTCGACCCCGCCGAGATCCGCGCCATCGCCACATCGGCCATCGGACCCTGCATGCTCCCGGTGGATGCCGATGGCGCGCCGCTGAGCAATGGCGTGCTCTACGGCGTCGACACCCGCGCTGCGCGCGAAATCCACGATCTCAATGCGGAGATCGGCAAGGACACGATCCTTGCCCGCTGCGGCAATGCGCTGACCTCGCAATCTGTCGGCCCCAAGATACTCTGGTTCAAGCGCAACCATCCGGAGCTGTGGGAGAAGACGGCAAGGATCCTGTCCTCGACCAGCTATCTTACCTTCCGGCTGACCGGCGCCTATGCGATCGATCATTACACCGCCGCCAATTTCTCGCCGCTCTATGACATAACCGAGCAGGACTGGTGCGATGACCTCGCCGATTTCTGCCCGCCCGCGATGCTGCCTGAACTGATGTGGTCAACCGAGATTGCCGGCCATGTCACCCGGGAGGCTGCCGCTGAAACCGGCCTCGCCGCAGGCACGCCGGTCACCTGCGGCACCATCGACGCAGCAGCCGAAGCGGTCAGCGTCGGGGTCAGGCATTCAGGCGACATGATGATGATGTATGGCTCGACCATTTTCATCATCCTGCTGTCGGACCAGCCGCTGTCCGATCCGCGGCTGTGGCACGCGCCCTGGCTTTTCCCGGGCGAACATGCGGCAATGGCCGGTCTTGCGACATCCGGCACATTGACCCACTGGTTCCGCGATCATTTTGCCCGCGAGCTTGAGCGCGACAGCGCCTTCGCCGTGCTGACCAGCGAAGCCCTGGCCTCGCCGCCGGGCGCAAAGGGGCTTATCTGCCTGCCCTATTTTTCGGGCGAGCGCACGCCGATCCATGACAGCCATGCCAAGGGCAGCTTCTTCGGGCTCGACCTGACCCATGACCGCGGCGACATGTACCGATCAGTCCTCGAAGGCATTGCATCGGCGACACGGCACATCGCCGAAACCTATGCCGAAGCCGGACAACGGCCGGCCCGAGTGCTCGCAGTCGGCGGCGGCACCAAGAACCGGCCATGGCTCCAGGCGACTTCCGATCTCACCGGGCTTGACCAGATCGTCTGCGCCGTCACCACCGGCGCGTCCTATGGCGACGCATTCCTGGCAGCCCTTGCCGTGGGCAGCGCCGAGGCCGGAGACATGGCAGCCTGGAATCCGCCCGGCGAAGTGGTCGAAGCCAAAAGCCATGCCGCCTATGACCGGCAATATCCCCTGTTCCTGAAGCTCTATGAGCAGACGAAGGACATCATGGCAGCACTGGATCCCGAAGCATGA
- a CDS encoding M42 family metallopeptidase, with translation MMRQRLRSDLVELMKTPGLSGHEERVAGLIRRQLTEAGIASRVDRMGNVIASLEGDADAPAVMIFTHMDQLGFFVRRIEADGLIRVERMGGVSERAMAAQAVTLCVGEGRDVPGIIMNKAHHATTADEKYKVVTTPEILIDTGHGSKQAVEAAGIRIGTPVVYQSRIIELAGDRIAGTSVDDRAGCAALLEIARGLAGRTDRPTVHVVFSVQEEFNLRGALVAAQALKPDIAIQIDLMLASDTPDMADRGEMTLGGGPGISLYSFHGRGTLNGVIPHPAMVRLFEDAADGLGMPLQRSAQVGVLTDLSYVQLVGEGVASIDIGFPMRHSHSAVECCDLADVEALVRLALAAIFGIKAGFKLTRET, from the coding sequence ATGATGCGACAGCGTTTGCGCAGCGACCTGGTGGAGCTGATGAAGACGCCGGGCCTGTCCGGTCACGAGGAGCGGGTTGCCGGCCTGATCCGCAGGCAGCTTACCGAAGCGGGCATTGCCAGCCGGGTTGACCGGATGGGCAATGTGATCGCCAGCCTCGAAGGCGATGCGGATGCGCCGGCTGTGATGATCTTCACCCATATGGACCAGCTCGGATTTTTCGTCCGCCGCATCGAGGCGGACGGCCTGATCAGGGTCGAGCGCATGGGCGGCGTCTCGGAACGGGCGATGGCGGCGCAAGCCGTCACCCTGTGCGTCGGCGAAGGCCGGGACGTGCCCGGCATCATCATGAACAAGGCGCATCACGCCACCACGGCGGATGAGAAATACAAGGTGGTGACGACGCCGGAAATCCTGATCGACACCGGCCACGGCTCGAAACAGGCGGTGGAAGCGGCGGGCATCCGGATCGGCACGCCGGTGGTCTATCAATCGCGGATCATCGAACTTGCCGGCGACCGGATTGCCGGCACCTCGGTCGACGACCGCGCCGGCTGCGCAGCCCTTCTGGAAATCGCCCGCGGCCTCGCCGGGCGCACGGACAGGCCGACGGTGCATGTGGTGTTCAGCGTGCAGGAGGAATTCAACCTGCGCGGCGCACTGGTGGCGGCCCAGGCACTCAAGCCCGACATCGCCATCCAGATTGATCTGATGCTGGCCAGTGACACGCCTGATATGGCCGATCGCGGCGAGATGACACTGGGCGGCGGGCCAGGCATCAGCCTCTATTCGTTTCATGGCCGCGGAACCTTGAACGGGGTGATCCCGCATCCCGCCATGGTGCGGCTGTTCGAGGACGCGGCCGACGGGCTCGGCATGCCGCTGCAGCGCTCGGCCCAGGTCGGGGTGCTGACGGACCTGTCCTATGTGCAACTGGTCGGCGAAGGTGTCGCCTCCATCGATATCGGCTTTCCGATGCGGCATTCGCACTCGGCCGTCGAATGCTGCGACCTGGCCGATGTCGAAGCTCTCGTCCGGCTGGCGCTGGCGGCAATCTTTGGCATCAAGGCCGGCTTCAAGCTGACCCGGGAGACATGA
- a CDS encoding BtpA/SgcQ family protein, with translation MNNFKRVFGPGKPVIAMVHLGALPGSPLHDSDAGLEGLVTGARNDLNALQAAGFDAVMFGNENDRPYEFNVDTASTATMAYVIGQLRSEIKVPFGVNVLWDPMSSVALAAATGASFVREIFTGTYASDMGPWTPDAGKAVRYRDRLGRRDMALLYNVSAEFADSLDRRSLPDRARSAVFSSIPDAVLVSGQITGEAAALSDLEAVKKVLPDTPVLANTGVKHATIADVLKVADGCIIGSALKIDGDTWKAIDPHRAQDLMDRARAARGDT, from the coding sequence TTGAACAATTTCAAACGTGTGTTCGGTCCCGGAAAACCGGTGATCGCAATGGTCCATCTGGGCGCGCTGCCCGGTTCGCCGCTCCATGACAGCGACGCCGGCCTCGAGGGGCTGGTGACCGGGGCGCGGAACGACCTCAACGCGCTGCAAGCCGCCGGCTTTGATGCCGTCATGTTCGGCAACGAGAACGACCGGCCCTATGAATTCAATGTCGACACCGCATCGACCGCCACCATGGCCTATGTGATTGGCCAGTTGCGCAGCGAAATAAAGGTTCCGTTCGGTGTCAATGTGCTGTGGGACCCGATGAGTTCGGTGGCGCTTGCCGCCGCCACCGGCGCGTCCTTCGTGCGCGAGATTTTCACCGGAACCTATGCCAGCGACATGGGGCCATGGACGCCGGATGCCGGCAAGGCCGTGCGCTATCGCGACCGGCTGGGCCGCCGCGACATGGCGTTGCTCTACAATGTATCGGCTGAATTTGCTGACAGTCTCGACCGCCGGTCGCTGCCGGACCGGGCGCGCAGCGCCGTCTTTTCCTCGATCCCGGATGCAGTGCTGGTTTCGGGCCAGATCACCGGAGAGGCTGCGGCACTGTCCGATCTCGAGGCCGTCAAGAAAGTGCTGCCCGATACACCGGTGCTCGCCAATACCGGCGTCAAGCATGCCACCATTGCCGATGTGCTCAAGGTGGCTGACGGCTGCATCATCGGCTCGGCGCTCAAGATCGACGGCGACACCTGGAAGGCGATCGATCCGCACCGGGCGCAGGACCTGATGGATCGCGCCCGTGCCGCACGGGGTGACACATGA
- a CDS encoding GMC family oxidoreductase produces MQDYGEFDYVIVGAGSAGCVLANRLSADPGTRVLLLESGGKDNYHWIHIPVGYLYCIGNPRTDWSFTTAPCEGLGGRALLYPRGRVLGGCSSINGMLYLRGQAADYDGWRQMGNVGWGWDDVLPYFMKSEDYYAGKDEMHGEGGEWRVEEQRLSWEILEAWKTAATQAGIPETQDFNRGDNFGVGYFKVNQRSGWRWSAAKGFLRPALSRPNLQVMTHSQAERLLFSGKRATGVEFLRKGAKSKVSAAREVIVSSGAIGSPQLLQLSGIGPGALLQQHGIEVLHDAPHVGGNLQDHLQIRCAYRVQGAKTLNVMSSTLWGKAMIGLEYALRRTGPMSMSPSQLGAFAYSDERIGTPDLEYHVQPVTLEAFGQAPHDFPAITASVCHLRPESRGHVRITSPDPSAHPEIQPNYLSTEGDRAVAANAVRLTRRIMSQAALARYRPEEFKPGLNFQSEEELIAGVGQIASTIFHPVGTARMGTDDQAVVDPQLRVNGISNLRVVDASVMPSITSGNTNSPTIMIAERASDLVLMAGR; encoded by the coding sequence ATGCAGGACTATGGCGAATTCGACTATGTCATTGTCGGCGCCGGGTCGGCGGGATGCGTGCTCGCCAACAGGCTGAGCGCGGATCCCGGGACACGGGTGCTGCTGCTCGAATCCGGCGGCAAGGACAATTATCACTGGATCCATATCCCCGTCGGATATCTCTACTGCATTGGCAATCCGCGCACCGACTGGTCGTTCACCACCGCGCCCTGCGAAGGCTTGGGCGGGCGGGCACTGCTGTATCCCCGCGGCCGGGTTCTGGGCGGGTGCTCGTCGATCAACGGGATGCTCTATCTGCGCGGCCAGGCCGCCGATTACGACGGCTGGCGGCAGATGGGAAATGTCGGCTGGGGATGGGACGATGTCCTGCCCTATTTCATGAAATCCGAGGATTATTACGCCGGCAAGGACGAGATGCACGGCGAAGGCGGCGAATGGCGGGTCGAAGAGCAGCGCCTGAGCTGGGAGATCCTCGAGGCATGGAAAACCGCCGCCACCCAGGCAGGGATCCCCGAGACGCAAGACTTCAACCGCGGCGACAATTTCGGCGTCGGCTATTTCAAGGTCAATCAGCGTTCGGGCTGGCGCTGGAGTGCGGCCAAAGGCTTCCTGCGCCCGGCCCTGTCGCGTCCCAATCTCCAGGTCATGACCCATTCCCAGGCCGAGCGGTTGCTGTTTTCCGGCAAGCGCGCAACCGGCGTGGAGTTTCTGCGGAAAGGGGCGAAATCGAAGGTAAGTGCGGCGCGCGAAGTGATCGTGTCGTCCGGCGCGATCGGCTCGCCGCAATTGCTGCAACTGTCAGGCATCGGCCCCGGCGCGCTGCTGCAACAGCACGGCATCGAGGTGCTGCATGACGCCCCGCATGTCGGCGGCAATCTGCAGGACCACCTGCAGATCCGCTGCGCCTACCGGGTTCAGGGCGCCAAGACACTCAATGTCATGAGCTCGACACTCTGGGGCAAGGCCATGATCGGCCTGGAGTATGCGCTGCGGCGCACCGGCCCGATGTCCATGTCGCCCAGCCAGCTTGGGGCCTTTGCCTATTCGGATGAGCGGATCGGCACGCCCGACCTGGAATACCATGTGCAACCGGTCACGCTGGAAGCCTTCGGCCAGGCTCCGCACGACTTCCCGGCCATCACCGCAAGTGTCTGCCATCTCCGGCCGGAAAGCCGCGGCCATGTTCGCATTACCTCGCCCGATCCGTCTGCCCATCCCGAGATCCAGCCAAATTACCTTTCCACCGAAGGCGACAGGGCGGTGGCTGCAAACGCCGTGCGGCTGACACGCAGGATCATGAGCCAGGCGGCGCTGGCGCGCTACAGACCCGAAGAGTTCAAGCCGGGCCTGAACTTTCAGTCAGAAGAGGAGCTGATCGCAGGCGTTGGGCAGATCGCATCGACGATCTTCCATCCGGTCGGAACCGCCCGCATGGGCACCGATGATCAGGCCGTTGTGGACCCGCAATTGCGGGTCAACGGCATCTCCAATCTGCGGGTCGTGGATGCTTCGGTGATGCCGAGCATCACCTCCGGCAACACAAATTCACCGACGATCATGATCGCCGAGCGGGCCAGCGACCTGGTCCTGATGGCGGGCAGATAG
- a CDS encoding PfkB family carbohydrate kinase, translating to MKSGSKPVAVVVGSLHYDIIIQTDHRPRKGETVIGSAWQPKFGGKGGNQAVAAAQAGLDVRFAGAVGEDDFGQFLLSQLAAGGVDASRVLRTTQAASGMSVAIEDAEGDYGAVVVSGANSLPISGALDEAGLWQDARILILQNELPEAMNLAAARAARNASVPVCLNAAPYRALPGDLAELVDILVVNAIEAEQFCGLEVTDSDSAVEAARRLAEQFPTVVVTAGEHGVVGIQSAQPPVVLPSLPVRLISTHGAGDVFVGTFAEAFARSLPFDACLAAANSAAAAHVSRPRIPSAN from the coding sequence ATGAAATCCGGTTCAAAACCCGTGGCTGTCGTGGTGGGAAGCCTGCACTACGACATCATCATCCAGACCGACCACCGCCCGCGCAAGGGCGAGACCGTCATCGGCTCGGCGTGGCAGCCGAAATTCGGCGGCAAGGGCGGCAATCAGGCGGTTGCGGCCGCCCAGGCCGGACTCGATGTCCGCTTCGCCGGAGCGGTGGGCGAGGACGATTTCGGGCAATTCCTGCTCAGTCAACTGGCTGCCGGCGGTGTTGATGCATCACGGGTGCTGCGCACCACACAGGCAGCCTCCGGCATGAGCGTCGCCATCGAGGATGCGGAGGGCGATTATGGCGCCGTGGTGGTGTCGGGCGCCAACAGCCTGCCGATTTCCGGCGCGCTTGACGAGGCCGGCCTGTGGCAGGATGCGCGCATTCTCATCCTGCAGAACGAACTGCCCGAGGCGATGAACCTGGCGGCGGCTCGCGCCGCCCGCAACGCGAGTGTGCCGGTGTGCCTGAACGCGGCGCCCTATCGCGCCCTGCCCGGTGACCTGGCGGAACTGGTGGATATCCTGGTGGTCAATGCCATCGAAGCCGAGCAGTTTTGCGGCCTCGAGGTTACCGACTCCGATTCCGCAGTCGAGGCCGCCAGGAGACTGGCGGAGCAGTTTCCGACGGTCGTCGTGACCGCCGGCGAACACGGTGTGGTCGGTATCCAGAGTGCCCAGCCGCCGGTGGTTCTGCCGTCCCTCCCCGTCAGGCTCATCAGCACCCATGGTGCGGGCGATGTGTTCGTCGGCACATTCGCCGAAGCCTTTGCCCGCTCCCTTCCGTTCGACGCATGTCTTGCTGCGGCCAATTCCGCCGCCGCAGCCCATGTCTCGAGACCCAGGATCCCATCCGCAAACTGA